The following proteins are encoded in a genomic region of Capra hircus breed San Clemente chromosome 16, ASM170441v1, whole genome shotgun sequence:
- the LRRN2 gene encoding leucine-rich repeat neuronal protein 2: protein MRLLVAPLLLAWVAGATATVPVVAWHVPCPPGCACQIRPWYTPRSSYREATTVDCNDLFLTAVPPALPAGTQTLLLQSNSIVRVDQGELGYLANLTELDLSQNSFSDPRDCDLRALPQLLSLHLEENQLTRLEDHSFAGLASLQELYLNHNQLYRIAPRAFAGLGNLLRLHLNSNLLRAVDSRWFEMLPSLEILMIGGNKVDAILDMNFRPLANLRSLVLAGMNLREISDYALEGLQSLESLSFYDNRLARVPRRALEQVPGLKFLDLNKNPLQRVGPGDFANMLHLKELGLNNMEELVSIDKFALVNLPELTKLDITNNPRLSFIHPRAFRHLPQMETLMLNNNALSALHQQTVESLPNLQEVGLHGNPIRCDCVIRWANATSTRVRFIEPQSTLCAEPPDLQRLPVREVAFREMTDHCLPLISPRSFPPRLQVASGDSLLLHCRALAEPEPEIYWVTPAGVRLTATWAGRKYRVYPEGTLELRRVTAREAGLYTCVAQNLVGADTKTVSVVVGRAPLQHGRDKGWGLELRVQETHPYHILLSWVSPPNTVSTNLTWASASTLQGHRATALARLPRGTHSYNITRLLQATEYWACLQVAFADAHTQLACVWARTTEATSCRRGLGDRPGLIAILALAVLLLAAGLAAHLGSGQPRQGVGGRPLLPVWAFWGWSTPSARVVSAPLVLRWNPGRKWPKSSEGETWSLPLSQNS from the coding sequence ATGAGGCTCCTCGTGGCCCCCCTTTTGCTAGCATGGGTGGCTGGTGCCACTGCCACTGTGCCCGTGGTAGCTTGGCATGTGCCCTGCCCCCCTGGGTGTGCCTGCCAGATCCGGCCCTGGTATACCCCCCGATCGTCCTACCGCGAGGCCACCACTGTGGACTGCAATGACCTATTCCTGACGGCTGTCCCCCCAGCACTGCCTGCAGGCACGCAGACCCTGCTTCTGCAGAGCAACAGCATCGTCCGCGTGGACCAGGGTGAACTGGGCTACCTGGCCAATCTCACGGAGCTGGACCTGTCCCAGAACAGCTTTTCAGACCCCCGAGACTGTGATCTCCGTGCCCTGccccagctgctgagcctgcaccTGGAGGAGAACCAGCTGACCCGGCTGGAGGACCACAGCTTTGCGGGGCTGGCCAGCCTGCAGGAACTCTATCTCAACCACAACCAGCTCTACCGCATCGCCCCCAGGGCCTTCGCAGGGCTCGGCAACCTCCTACGGCTACACCTCAACTCCAACCTGCTGCGGGCCGTGGACAGCCGTTGGTTCGAGATGCTGCCCAGCCTAGAGATCCTCATGATCGGCGGCAACAAGGTGGATGCCATCTTGGACATGAACTTCCGGCCCCTGGCCAACCTGCGCAGCCTGGTGCTGGCGGGCATGAACCTGCGGGAGATCTCTGACTATGCCCTGGAGGGGCTGCAAAGCCTAGAGAGCCTCTCCTTCTATGACAACCGGCTGGCCCGTGTGCCCCGGCGGGCGCTGGAGCAGGTGCCGGGGCTCAAGTTCCTAGACCTGAACAAGAACCCACTCCAGCGGGTGGGGCCCGGGGACTTTGCCAACATGCTGCACCTCAAGGAGCTGGGGCTGAACAACATGGAGGAGCTAGTCTCTATCGACAAATTTGCCCTGGTCAACCTGCCCGAGCTGACCAAGCTGGACATCACCAACAACCCTCGGCTCTCGTTCATCCACCCCCGAGCCTTCCGCCACCTGCCCCAGATGGAGACCCTCATGCTCAACAACAATGCTCTCAGTGCCTTGCACCAGCAGACCGTGGAGTCCCTGCCCAACCTGCAGGAGGTGGGTCTCCATGGCAACCCCATCCGCTGCGACTGTGTCATCCGCTGGGCTAATGCCACCAGCACCCGCGTCCGCTTCATCGAGCCCCAGTCCACGCTGTGTGCCGAGCCCCCGGACCTTCAGCGCCTCCCAGTGCGGGAGGTGGCCTTCCGGGAGATGACGGACCACTGCCTGCCCCTCATCTCCCCCCGCAGCTTCCCCCCGCGCCTCCAGGTGGCCAGCGGAGACAGCCTGCTTCTGCACTGCCGGGCGCTGGCCGAGCCCGAGCCCGAGATCTACTGGGTGACTCCTGCGGGGGTTAGGCTGACGGCCACCTGGGCGGGCCGCAAGTACCGGGTGTACCCCGAGGGGACGCTGGAGCTGCGGAGGGTGACAGCGCGAGAAGCAGGGCTGTACACCTGTGTGGCCCAGAACCTGGTCGGGGCCGACACGAAGACGGTCAGTGTGGTGGTCGGCCGGGCCCCCCTGCAACACGGCAGAGAcaaggggtgggggctggagctCCGGGTTCAGGAGACCCATCCCTACCACATCCTGCTGTCTTGGGTCTCCCCACCCAACACAGTCTCCACCAACCTCACCTGGGCCAGCGCCTCCACCCTCCAGGGCCACAGGGCCACCGCGCTGGCCCGCCTGCCACGGGGCACCCACAGCTACAATATCACGCGCCTCCTTCAGGCCACGGAGTACTGGGCCTGTCTGCAGGTGGCCTTTGCAGACGCCCACACCCAGTTGGCCTGTGTGTGGGCCAGGACTACAGAGGCCACCTCTTGCCGCAGAGGCTTAGGGGACCGGCCCGGGCTCATAGCCATCCTGGCTCTCGCTGTCCTCCTGCTGGCAGCTGGGCTGGCAGCCCACCTTGGCTCCGGCCAGCCCAGGCAAGGCGTGGGTGGACGGCCTCTGCTCCCAGTCTGGGCTTTCTGGGGCTGGAGCACCCCTTCTGCCCGGGTGGTGTCGGCACCCCTCGTCTTGCGCTGGAATCCAGGGAGGAAGTGGCCCAAGTCCTCCGAAGGGGAGACTTGGTCCCTGCCATTGTCACAGAATTCCTGA